CAGGTGAAGACTGCCGACGCCACGCCGCCTGCGCCTTCGCGGACCAAGAACAATCGTCGCGTCGCTGGAGGCGGAGACGGGGCCGCGCCGGCAGGCCCGCCGCAGGAACACGTCATCGTGGTGCGCGTCTACGATCGCTTCGACAACATGGGCTCGGCGAAGTTCGTGGTCCGAGGACGGTAATTACTGCGGAATTGCCGAACTGCAGAATTGCGGAACTGAATTCGTCAATTCGGCAGTTCTGTGAATCGGCACTTCTGCAAGCGAATCGAACGTCAGATGCACACGCTCTACAGCGTCGCCTGGCTCATTGCCATCGTCTACGCGACCATTCCTTCTTACTGGCTGCTGGTGCATCCGAACATCCATTTCTGGCGCGCGCGGCGGGTTCGCCTCAGCCGGGTTGGCCCCCTGTGGCTGTTGTTGTGGCTCGTCGCCGCGATCATTACCTGGCCGTGGCGGACCATCGCGCTCTACCGCCTGCCCTGGACCTGGATTCCGGCCGCGGCGCTCATTTTGACTGGACTATTTGTGTACACGCGGGCGCGCTGCGATTTTTCTGCGGACCAGGTTCTAGGCCGCTCTGAGCTGGAACCGCATCGCCACGAGCAGCGGTTGAACACCTCGGGCATCCGCGGCCGAGTGCGCCACCCTTACTACCTCGGGCATTTATGCGAACTGCTCGGCTGGACGCTCGGGACCGGGCTGCTCGTGCTCTACGCCCTCGCCATCTTTGCCGTCGTGACCGGCGCGGTCATGATCACCTCTGAAGAAAGGGAACTGGAATCACGCTTCGGGCAGCCCTACCGCGACTATAAGCAGCGCGTCCCCGCCATCCTGCCGCGGCTGTGAATCGCGGCTTGTTGAAGCTCGAACTTCGAAACTTTCTTCGCAACCTTGAAACCTGGAAGCTTTCGACGGAGAATCATTGCCCGCGCAACGGAGGCTACATGAAGCGAACCTCGTGGGCTATCTTTACCGTCCTGCTGCTGGTCGTGGCCGCGCAATCGCAAAAGGTGACCATCACAGTCCACTGCGCCAAGGCTGACCAGGAGCACTCCATCCCCGCCGGCGACACGCCCGGGCACATCTACGGTCTTTCCCACACCACCTGTACTTACACCAAGCCGGGAACGCTGGCCGGGCTGCAGACTAAATCCGGCGCCGACACTATTTTTTCAGAGACCAAGGGCAATCGTGTCGAGTGGCACGGCATGTACGTGGAGACTTACAGCAACGGTGACCAGCTATTCTACGAGCACCACGGCAACGGCACGCTGAAGAACAATGCGTTCGAATCAGGCGACGATTACTACGAGGTGACCGGCAGCACCGGCAAGCTGAAAGGCTACGTAGGCAACGGCAGCTGCAAGATCAAAGGTGCGGCCGACGGAACCGCCGTCGATGAATGCAGCGGGGATTTCAGGACCCGAAAGTAATCGGGAGTCGGGAAGCTCGGAGGTTTCAAGGTTTCAAAGTTCCATTTCGAAGTTTCGCGTTCATGAGTTTGACCTTGAAATTGCTGACTATAGACCTCCGATCCTAAGCGCTGGCCCCTGGCCCTGGCTCCCTCAGCCCCTGTTACCATTGCTACTGTGCTGACCACTGAGCACTGAATAACGATCGCTGATTACTGTTCCGCATGTCCTTCGAACTCTTCATCGCGACTCGCTACTTGCGCGCCAAGCGCCGCCAGGCCGTTATCGGAATCATTACCGGCATCTCCATCGTGGGTGTCACAGCCGGCGTCGCTTCGCTGATCATCGCCCTCGCCATCAATAACGGTTTTCGCCAGGACTTGCAGAACCGGCTCCTCGGATCCACCGCACACGTGCAACTGCTCCGGGTCGAGAGCGACGGCATCCGCAACTGGCAACCGCTGCTCTCGCGATTGCAGAAAGAGCCGCAAGTGCAGGCCGCCTCGCCCGCCATTTATGAGCAGGTGCTCATCTCCCGCGGCGCCCGAGCCAAGGGTGCCATCCTGAAAGGCATCCTGCCGGAGTACGAGCGCAAGGTCAGCGACATGTTGAAGAACGTGACCGTGGGCTCAGCCGCGGTGCTGGAACCGAACGGAACAGGTCCGGGGCACATCGGGCCTGTCGATGATGGCAGGACAGCTCAGGACTTGGGAACTACTGATCAGGAGCTTAAGAACCGCGAGACCATGCCGGACGCACTCGCGAAAATCCGCTCTCTCCCTCCGCTTATCCTCGGCAAAGATATGGCCGACGACCTTGGCGCCACCGTCGGGTCCGTAGTCATGGTCATCAGCCCGCAAGGCGAACTCACGCCTTTCGGACTCGTTCCCAAGTACGCCCGTTTCAAGGTTGCCGGAATCTTTAACTCCGGCTTTTTCGACTACGACAGCTCCTGGGCCTTCATCCGCCTCGCCGACGCGCAGCAACTCTTCGGCCTCGGCGACCTCATCTCAGTCATTGAATTCAAGATTGGCGACATCTACCGCGCCGCCGAGGTCGGCAACGAACTTCAGCACGCTGCCGGACCCGGCTTCATGGCCACCAACTGGATGGAGCAGAACCGCGCCCTGTTTCGCGCACTTCGACTGGAACGCGTCGTCACTTTCATCACCATCGGCCTGATCGTTTTTGTGGCTGCGCTCAACATCCTGATTTCGCTCATCATGATGGTGATGGAGAAGACTCGCGACATCGCTGTGCTTATGTCCATGGGCGCCAGGAAACGCCAGGTGCGCCGCGTCTTCATTGCCCAGGGCGTGCTCATCGGAATTGTCGGCACCGTGCTCGGCCTGATCGTCGGATACTCGCTCTCCTGGGCCGGCGGGCACTACCATTGGATCTCGCTTTCTCCGGAGGTTTATTCCATTGACTACGTCCCCTTCGCGCCGCGTCTGATCGATGGCGCCTGGGTTGCGATCGTCGCCATTGGCGTTTCCTTCATCGCCACCATCTATCCCTCCTGGTCAGCTTCCCGCATCCTGCCGGCCGAAGCCTTGCGCTACGAGTAACCCTCTAGCTAACATCCGGGCGGACGTCGCACTCGATTGTGTCTTTGTTCCAGAATCCTGAATTGGGAAAATCTTTACCACTTCCAATGAACTTTTCCGCACTTCGATGCATGTTCCATCATCCATATCCGGGGTCATCGTGCTCTGGTGACCGGTCTCTCGCCAACTCCAGCCTTGCAGCCTGTGGCATGATGGTAAAACGTAGGCGGGATGTGGGTTTTGGAATCTGGTCAACCGGGATTGTTGCACCGCGAGGGAAAGCGCCTGCATCCAATGGATAAGATCGAGCTCCTGCGGGTCGATAACCTCAAGAAGGTTTTTCGTTCCGGCAGTTCGAGCCTCGTGCTCTTTGACAATTTGTCTTTCCGGGTGCACACCGGGGAAATGGTGGCTGTCGTGGGACAGTCGGGCGCCGGCAAGAGCACCTTGTTACACATCCTAGGAGCGCTTGATAGCGCTTCCGATGGTGACGTATACTGCGCCCAAGTAAAGCTGCAAGCGCTGGACGATGAAGCGGCAGCCGATTTTCGCAACCGCGAGATTGGTTTTGTCTGGCAGTTCCATTACTTGCTGCCGGAATTCACCGCGGCAGAGAACGTGGCTATGCCCTTGATGGTGCGGGGCCTGGCCCGGGCGCAGGCGGAAACGGAAGCTGCTCGGTGGTTGCGCGAAGTGGGATTGGAAGATCGCGCTCACCATCGTTCAGGCGAGCTTTCCGGGGGAGAGCAGCAGCGCGTTGCTCTTGCCCGCGCTTTGGTGACGAGGCCGCAATTGCTTTTGGCAGACGAGCCTACCGGCGATCTGGATAAACGGACTGCTGAGGCGGTTTTTGACTTGATCGCCAGGTTACA
This Terriglobales bacterium DNA region includes the following protein-coding sequences:
- a CDS encoding FtsX-like permease family protein; its protein translation is MSFELFIATRYLRAKRRQAVIGIITGISIVGVTAGVASLIIALAINNGFRQDLQNRLLGSTAHVQLLRVESDGIRNWQPLLSRLQKEPQVQAASPAIYEQVLISRGARAKGAILKGILPEYERKVSDMLKNVTVGSAAVLEPNGTGPGHIGPVDDGRTAQDLGTTDQELKNRETMPDALAKIRSLPPLILGKDMADDLGATVGSVVMVISPQGELTPFGLVPKYARFKVAGIFNSGFFDYDSSWAFIRLADAQQLFGLGDLISVIEFKIGDIYRAAEVGNELQHAAGPGFMATNWMEQNRALFRALRLERVVTFITIGLIVFVAALNILISLIMMVMEKTRDIAVLMSMGARKRQVRRVFIAQGVLIGIVGTVLGLIVGYSLSWAGGHYHWISLSPEVYSIDYVPFAPRLIDGAWVAIVAIGVSFIATIYPSWSASRILPAEALRYE
- a CDS encoding isoprenylcysteine carboxylmethyltransferase family protein yields the protein MHTLYSVAWLIAIVYATIPSYWLLVHPNIHFWRARRVRLSRVGPLWLLLWLVAAIITWPWRTIALYRLPWTWIPAAALILTGLFVYTRARCDFSADQVLGRSELEPHRHEQRLNTSGIRGRVRHPYYLGHLCELLGWTLGTGLLVLYALAIFAVVTGAVMITSEERELESRFGQPYRDYKQRVPAILPRL
- a CDS encoding ABC transporter ATP-binding protein, which encodes MDKIELLRVDNLKKVFRSGSSSLVLFDNLSFRVHTGEMVAVVGQSGAGKSTLLHILGALDSASDGDVYCAQVKLQALDDEAAADFRNREIGFVWQFHYLLPEFTAAENVAMPLMVRGLARAQAETEAARWLREVGLEDRAHHRSGELSGGEQQRVALARALVTRPQLLLADEPTGDLDKRTAEAVFDLIARLHRDYQLTSLIATHNLAFARRCSRVMRLEAGRLQEVSPGSLPME